One genomic segment of Culturomica massiliensis includes these proteins:
- a CDS encoding DUF6956 domain-containing protein, producing the protein MNTTYQTLIVKFSEPITALDGIFDDTGAWGTDTLKGWIDDYESTRFTATDSHTAVITSEYNMECVKEWLQRQTPISEMREF; encoded by the coding sequence ATGAACACGACCTATCAAACGCTGATAGTCAAGTTCAGCGAACCTATCACGGCATTGGACGGTATCTTTGACGATACCGGAGCGTGGGGAACGGACACCCTCAAGGGGTGGATAGATGATTACGAAAGCACACGTTTCACCGCCACCGACAGCCATACGGCAGTCATCACGAGCGAGTACAATATGGAATGTGTGAAAGAGTGGCTACAACGGCAGACCCCCATTTCCGAAATGCGAGAATTTTGA
- a CDS encoding DUF3873 domain-containing protein encodes MTTRMTINGVSTCAEAGTEKYERFQSGIGRRRRTLVQYDYRHPIDRELFSCVKPTLDECRAARDKWLNAKKGKEDRL; translated from the coding sequence ATGACAACACGAATGACCATCAACGGAGTAAGCACCTGCGCGGAAGCAGGTACGGAGAAATACGAGCGTTTCCAATCGGGTATCGGAAGACGCAGGCGGACACTTGTGCAGTACGACTACCGCCACCCCATAGACAGAGAATTGTTCTCTTGTGTCAAACCCACGTTGGACGAGTGCCGAGCCGCACGGGACAAGTGGCTGAACGCAAAGAAGGGAAAGGAGGACAGACTATGA
- a CDS encoding PcfJ domain-containing protein produces MKPKTKIQKEVARLSANLRPISATQIDWAYRHCVEHIGYRTKKGNITCSDCGHEWHSDSGLCDTLEGCTCPKCHAELKVQDTRRRIYKETQNFSVITTCKGYQVIRVAQVRCESRKGEPMRFYCHEVVQRWISPDGKVTDMALLRGFLFCYCDVWALGSDMEVRPHNSLYDDVVARSCAYPKMRILPQLRRNGFKGDFHGISPVRLFKALLSDPRIETLMKGGEIEVMKHFLFNTRTADECWASYLIAKRHKYQIDNLSMWCDYLRMLKKLGQDLRNPKNICPEDFMAAHDNATRKIEAIHEKERAAEQRRWEIERREREQQRQLQRKKDAEDFIANKSKFFGLVITDEEIIVKVLESIDEYYNEGKTQGICVFGSGYYKKADTLILSARIGDEIIETVEVDLRTLEVVQCHGKHNQDTEYHERIIDLVNKNANLIRERMKAA; encoded by the coding sequence ATGAAACCGAAGACCAAGATACAGAAAGAGGTGGCAAGACTTTCCGCCAACCTTCGCCCCATATCAGCGACACAAATAGATTGGGCATACCGCCACTGCGTTGAGCATATCGGCTACCGCACCAAGAAAGGGAACATCACCTGTTCCGACTGCGGTCACGAGTGGCACAGCGACAGCGGACTATGCGACACCCTTGAAGGCTGCACCTGCCCCAAATGCCATGCCGAACTCAAAGTGCAGGACACACGCAGACGCATCTACAAGGAAACGCAGAATTTCAGCGTGATAACCACCTGCAAAGGGTATCAGGTAATCCGCGTGGCGCAGGTCAGATGCGAGAGCAGGAAAGGCGAACCGATGCGTTTCTACTGCCACGAGGTCGTGCAGCGTTGGATTTCACCCGACGGCAAGGTTACGGACATGGCGTTGCTCCGTGGCTTCCTTTTCTGCTATTGCGATGTGTGGGCATTAGGCAGCGATATGGAGGTAAGACCGCACAACAGCCTATACGATGATGTGGTGGCAAGAAGCTGTGCATATCCAAAGATGAGGATATTGCCCCAACTCAGACGTAACGGCTTCAAGGGCGATTTCCACGGCATCTCCCCCGTGCGTCTTTTCAAAGCCTTGCTTTCAGACCCAAGAATTGAAACCCTTATGAAAGGCGGTGAGATTGAGGTCATGAAACACTTTCTTTTCAATACCCGTACTGCCGATGAATGTTGGGCATCATATCTGATTGCCAAGCGTCACAAGTATCAGATAGACAACCTCTCAATGTGGTGCGACTATCTGCGTATGCTCAAAAAACTCGGTCAAGACCTCCGTAACCCGAAGAACATCTGTCCCGAAGATTTCATGGCGGCACACGACAACGCAACCCGAAAAATTGAAGCCATACACGAGAAGGAAAGAGCCGCAGAGCAACGCCGTTGGGAGATTGAAAGGCGTGAGCGTGAGCAACAGCGACAACTCCAACGAAAGAAAGATGCGGAGGATTTCATCGCCAACAAATCCAAATTCTTCGGCTTGGTAATCACGGACGAGGAAATAATCGTCAAGGTGCTTGAAAGCATAGACGAGTATTACAACGAGGGCAAGACGCAGGGCATCTGCGTGTTTGGCAGTGGATACTACAAGAAAGCCGACACCCTCATACTATCGGCAAGGATTGGCGATGAGATTATTGAAACCGTAGAGGTGGACTTGCGAACCCTCGAAGTGGTGCAGTGCCACGGCAAGCACAACCAGGACACCGAATATCACGAGCGCATCATAGACCTTGTGAACAAGAACGCCAACCTTATCCGTGAGCGGATGAAAGCGGCATAG
- a CDS encoding PcfK-like family protein — protein sequence MKGTDHFKRTIYMYLEQRAEEDALFAKKYRNPAKNMDECVTHILNYVQKSGCNGFTDGEIFGQAIHYYEENEIEVGKPMDCQVVVNHVVKLTAEEKAEARQNAVRKYQEEELRKLQNRHRPSARKENQPQPSLFDLGL from the coding sequence ATGAAAGGAACAGACCATTTCAAGAGAACGATATATATGTACTTGGAACAGCGTGCGGAGGAAGATGCGCTATTTGCAAAGAAGTACCGCAACCCTGCCAAGAACATGGACGAGTGCGTGACCCACATTCTGAACTATGTGCAGAAAAGCGGTTGCAACGGTTTCACGGACGGAGAGATATTCGGGCAAGCCATCCACTACTATGAGGAAAACGAGATAGAGGTGGGCAAACCGATGGACTGCCAAGTGGTTGTGAACCACGTTGTGAAACTCACGGCAGAGGAAAAGGCGGAGGCACGTCAGAACGCTGTCCGCAAATACCAAGAGGAGGAACTCCGCAAGTTGCAGAACCGCCACAGACCGTCAGCGAGAAAAGAAAACCAACCCCAACCCTCATTATTTGATTTAGGCTTATGA
- a CDS encoding zinc ribbon domain-containing protein, protein METKYCQSCGMPLQKQEELGSNRDGSKNEEFCCYCYKDGAFTQDCTLEQMIEHCAQFVAEFNKNAGVSYTKEEAIANMKTYFPTLKRWSGQ, encoded by the coding sequence ATGGAAACAAAGTATTGCCAAAGCTGCGGTATGCCCCTGCAAAAACAGGAAGAGCTGGGTAGCAACAGGGATGGAAGTAAAAACGAAGAATTTTGTTGCTATTGTTATAAAGACGGAGCCTTTACCCAGGATTGTACCCTGGAACAAATGATCGAACATTGCGCACAGTTTGTAGCTGAATTTAACAAAAATGCCGGTGTTTCCTATACCAAAGAAGAGGCCATTGCCAACATGAAAACCTATTTCCCGACCTTAAAGCGTTGGTCCGGACAATAG
- a CDS encoding SPL family radical SAM protein, which yields MQYIEAKSILSRLKGPDTWFGITYNMNLYRGCQHGCIYCDTRSDCYKIGDISQISVKQNALELLKKELYAKRKNKATIGTGSMNDPYMPVEKELQFVRKALQLIATEKFPVHILTKSSLVERDSDILQEIAKIYVAASFTITSATDTLSSQIEPLAPKTSERFKAMELLAHKGIYTGVTLMPILPFINDTKENIQTIIHRAKDSGASYILPMFGVTLRKGSREYFYSALDKNFPGVKAEYQKHFGDQYACYSSHYRELSDVFFDFCGKLGIATQMQFYQPLADGQLSLF from the coding sequence ATGCAATACATTGAAGCAAAATCCATCCTGTCCAGGTTAAAAGGACCGGATACCTGGTTTGGCATCACCTATAACATGAATCTATATAGGGGATGCCAGCATGGGTGTATATATTGTGATACCCGGAGTGACTGTTACAAAATAGGAGACATATCACAAATATCCGTTAAGCAAAATGCACTGGAACTATTAAAAAAAGAGTTATATGCCAAACGGAAAAACAAAGCTACAATAGGCACCGGATCGATGAACGATCCCTACATGCCGGTTGAAAAAGAATTACAATTTGTACGCAAAGCACTTCAACTCATAGCAACCGAAAAATTTCCGGTCCATATCCTAACCAAAAGTAGTCTGGTAGAACGGGATTCGGATATATTGCAAGAGATCGCAAAAATATATGTTGCAGCAAGCTTTACAATTACCTCTGCAACCGACACCCTTTCCTCACAGATAGAACCGCTGGCACCGAAAACGTCAGAACGTTTTAAGGCGATGGAACTCTTAGCCCATAAAGGCATCTACACCGGTGTAACACTGATGCCGATACTCCCCTTTATCAACGATACAAAAGAAAATATCCAGACAATCATTCACCGGGCAAAAGATTCCGGAGCATCGTACATCCTGCCGATGTTCGGCGTAACTCTCCGAAAAGGTTCCCGGGAATATTTTTATTCGGCTCTGGACAAAAATTTTCCCGGAGTGAAAGCCGAATATCAAAAACATTTCGGTGATCAATATGCCTGTTACAGTTCCCATTACAGAGAACTATCCGATGTTTTTTTCGACTTCTGTGGAAAATTAGGGATAGCTACTCAAATGCAATTCTATCAACCTTTGGCAGACGGACAACTCTCCTTATTTTAA
- a CDS encoding endonuclease/exonuclease/phosphatase family protein: MLLRFVLTFICLWGLSGFAEGQQHYRIVSYNVENLFDIQDDPDTRDEDFTPFGRLHWNQEKYTDKLLKLAEVVKAVGEGEFPVFIGLCEVENRRVLEDLTQKTGLTEGGYGIVHRDSPDARGIDVAFLYRKALFRVIDEEFLPIPFSPEEEVFTRDILYVSGILEQDTLHFMVCHFPSMSGGEAGSEWKRKRAAAVVKEKVGELQSKNPEAAIVIMGDLNGKADRPAQTVVLDTKDSGTEQIQSGHLYNTGYYLLNQGYGSYKYKGTWQTIDHIIVSGALLNGNHVLQTDPKLQVFNPRFLLEEDKTYYGFKPFRTYLGPRYHGGYSDHLPIYLDLKRE, from the coding sequence ATGTTGTTACGGTTTGTATTGACATTCATTTGTCTGTGGGGACTATCCGGATTTGCCGAAGGACAGCAACATTATCGGATTGTTTCTTACAATGTGGAAAATTTATTCGATATTCAGGATGATCCGGATACACGGGATGAAGATTTTACTCCTTTCGGGAGGTTGCATTGGAACCAGGAAAAATATACGGATAAACTGTTGAAGCTGGCTGAAGTTGTAAAGGCCGTCGGAGAAGGTGAGTTTCCGGTTTTTATCGGTTTGTGTGAAGTGGAGAACCGGCGTGTGTTGGAAGATCTGACTCAAAAGACCGGACTGACTGAAGGCGGATATGGAATTGTACACCGGGATTCCCCCGATGCAAGGGGAATAGATGTGGCTTTTCTATATCGGAAAGCACTGTTCCGGGTGATAGACGAGGAATTTTTGCCGATCCCTTTTTCGCCGGAGGAAGAAGTATTTACCCGTGATATTTTGTATGTTTCCGGGATATTGGAGCAGGATACCTTGCATTTTATGGTTTGTCATTTCCCTTCGATGTCCGGAGGGGAAGCCGGGAGCGAATGGAAAAGGAAACGGGCGGCAGCCGTAGTAAAGGAAAAAGTCGGTGAATTACAGTCGAAGAATCCGGAAGCTGCTATTGTTATTATGGGAGATTTGAATGGTAAAGCCGATCGGCCGGCTCAAACGGTTGTATTGGATACAAAGGATTCCGGGACGGAGCAAATTCAATCCGGACATTTGTATAATACCGGTTATTATTTATTGAATCAGGGATACGGCAGTTATAAATACAAGGGAACCTGGCAAACGATAGATCATATTATTGTTTCCGGGGCGTTGCTGAATGGAAATCATGTTTTACAAACCGACCCGAAATTGCAGGTATTTAATCCCCGTTTTTTGTTGGAGGAAGATAAAACCTATTATGGTTTCAAGCCTTTCCGGACTTATCTGGGGCCCCGTTATCACGGAGGATATAGCGATCATCTGCCGATTTATCTCGATTTGAAACGGGAATAA
- a CDS encoding thioredoxin family protein translates to MRLFVLIGFCWLATSVFAQEEKIKWLTLEEAERQYAKEPRPMIIDIYTDWCGWCKHMDKTTYGQPTIVSFINRYFYPVKINAESADTMQFRGKIYPPLKNGERYISSLAAEMLKGKMSYPTTVFLYDKENVNIVVPGYLDVAKMEAFLIYFTENAYFSTNINDFIVDFEQVFTPGKEMQENRPEPYWTSFQDLENKQKAENKKVLLYLSAPWSNSSKMMEQLVFPDSTFSSIAQKYYYCLHLDVLSQDTLTFMTHRFANAGKENNNLHQLAIALSDKILRVPSIYIFDEEGKLMESLYFYLDRGKGDMILDYIGSDTYKNMTWTDYVKMKSKEGF, encoded by the coding sequence TGTTTTTGCTCAGGAAGAAAAAATAAAATGGCTGACGCTGGAAGAGGCTGAAAGGCAGTATGCGAAAGAGCCCAGGCCGATGATTATCGATATTTATACCGATTGGTGCGGATGGTGTAAGCATATGGACAAGACGACTTATGGCCAGCCGACCATTGTTTCGTTTATCAACCGGTATTTTTATCCTGTGAAAATAAATGCAGAATCGGCGGATACGATGCAATTCCGGGGAAAAATATATCCGCCTTTGAAAAACGGTGAACGTTACATCAGCAGTTTGGCTGCCGAAATGTTAAAAGGAAAGATGTCTTATCCGACGACGGTTTTTTTGTATGATAAGGAAAATGTCAATATTGTTGTACCGGGGTACCTGGATGTTGCCAAAATGGAGGCTTTCCTGATTTATTTTACAGAGAATGCTTATTTTTCTACGAATATCAATGATTTCATCGTTGATTTCGAGCAGGTTTTCACACCGGGAAAAGAGATGCAGGAGAACCGGCCGGAACCCTATTGGACTTCCTTTCAGGATTTAGAGAATAAACAGAAAGCAGAAAATAAGAAAGTGTTGCTTTATTTGTCTGCTCCCTGGAGTAATTCTTCGAAAATGATGGAGCAACTGGTTTTTCCCGATTCGACTTTTTCCTCTATTGCTCAAAAATATTATTATTGTTTGCATCTGGATGTGTTGTCGCAGGATACCCTGACATTTATGACTCATCGTTTTGCCAATGCCGGTAAGGAAAATAATAATTTGCACCAGTTAGCGATAGCTTTGAGTGATAAAATATTGCGGGTGCCGAGTATCTATATTTTCGATGAGGAGGGAAAATTGATGGAAAGTCTGTATTTTTATCTGGACAGGGGGAAGGGGGATATGATATTGGATTATATCGGGAGCGATACTTATAAAAATATGACATGGACCGATTATGTAAAGATGAAAAGTAAAGAAGGTTTTTAA